A part of Jaculus jaculus isolate mJacJac1 chromosome 17, mJacJac1.mat.Y.cur, whole genome shotgun sequence genomic DNA contains:
- the Mboat1 gene encoding lysophospholipid acyltransferase 1 isoform X2: MNRSHLGQGAKRQSTITQKHMPRYSFIVAMGYLTICHISRIYIFQYGILTTDFSGPLMIITQKVTTLAFQIHDGLGRRPEDLSAKQHQLAVKVKPSLLEYLSYLLNFMSVIAGPCNNFKDYVAFIEGKHIHMRLLEMHWKQRGLHSLPEPSPTGAVIHKLCITLVSLLLFLTLTKSFPVTCLVDDWFVHRANFLTRLCYLYLVMQASKPKYYFAWTLADAVNNAAGFGFSGVDKDGKSCWDLLSNLNIWKIETATSFKEYLENWNIQTSAWLKCVCYERVPWHPTVVTFMLSALWHGVYPGYYFTFLTGVPVTLAARAVRNNYRHYFLSSKVLKAIYDVVTWAVTQLAVSYTAAPFVMLAVEPTISLYKSMYFFFHIISLLVILILPIKQHHTQRQPRSLNSAKKKTD, from the exons GTACTCCTTTATTGTAGCGATGGGATACCTTACAATATGCCACATCAGCAGGATATACATCTTCCAATATGGAATTCTCACTACCGATTTTTCTGG GCCTCTGATGATTATCACCCAGAAGGTCACAACATTGGCTTTCCAGATCCATGATG gatTAGGTCGAAGACCTGAAGATCTTTCTGCTAAGCAGCATCAACTTGCTGTAAA AGTGAAACCCTCTTTGTTGGAATACTTAAGCTACCTTCTCAATTTCATGAGTGTCATAGCTGGCCCCTGTAATAATTTCAAGGACTATGTCGCCTTCATTGAAGGGAAGCACATACACATGAGGCTGTTGGAAATGCACTGGAAGCAGAGAGGTCTCCACAGCTTGCCAGAACCGTCTCCCACT GGAGCTGTGATACACAAATTGTGCATCACCTTGGTgtctctccttttgtttttgacACTCACGAAGTCATTCCCTGTCACCTGCCTTGTTGATGACTGGTTTGTCCATAGAGCAAACTTTCTGACTCGACTCTGCTACTTGTATCTTGTCATGCAAGCCTCAAAGCCCAAGTATTATTTTGCATGGACTTTAG CTGATGCCGTGAATAATGCAGCCGGCTTTGGGTTCAGTGGGGTGGACAAAGATGGAAAGTCCTGCTGGGACCTGCTTTCTAACCTAAACATCTGGAAAATCGAG aCTGCCACGAGTTTCAAAGAATACTTAGAAAACTGGAATATTCAGACATCAGCTTGGCTAAAATG CGTGTGTTATGAGCGGGTTCCGTGGCACCCTACAGTGGTCACCTTCATGTTGTCTGCTCTGTGGCATGGTGTCTACCCTGGATACTACTTCACCTTCTTAACTGGAGTCCCTGTCACATTGGCAGCTAGAGCG GTGAGAAATAACTACAGACATTACTTCCTTTCTTCAAAAGTTCTCAAAGCTATCTATGACGTGGTCACCTGGGCTGTCACTCAGCTGGCTGTTTCTTATACTGCAGCACCCTTCGTTATGTTGGCAGTTGAGCCAACCATCAGTTTATACAA GTCCATGTACTTTTTCTTTCACATCATCAGTCTACTGGTAATACTTATTCTGCCAATCAAGCAACATCATACCCAAAGACAGCCTCGGAGTCTGAATTCTGCTAAGAAGAAAACAGATTAA